One Vitis riparia cultivar Riparia Gloire de Montpellier isolate 1030 chromosome 4, EGFV_Vit.rip_1.0, whole genome shotgun sequence genomic window carries:
- the LOC117912236 gene encoding aspartyl protease family protein At5g10770-like encodes MCVRFMAILCPSTAIYHLLFSSLLLFFSCYVSGIPVYGAEEGKDGFHSTPVSSLLPKNKCSASARGGSQGLPITQKYGPCSGSGHSQPPSPQEIFGRDESRVSFINSKCNQYTSGNLKNHAHNNNLFDEDGNFLVDVAFGTPLQKFKLILDTGSSITWTQCKACVNCLQDSHRYFNWSASSTYSFGSCIPGTVENNYNMTYGDDSTSVGNYGCDTMTLEPSDVFQKFQFGCGRNNKGDFGSGVDGMLGLGQGQLSTVSQTASKFNKVFSYCLPEEDSIGSLLFGEKATSQSSSLKFTSLVNGPGTSGLEESGYYFVKLLDISVGNKRLNIPSSVFASPGTIIDSGTVITRLPQRAYSALKAAFEKAMAKYPLSNGRRKKGDILDTCYNLSGTKDVLLPEIVLHFGEGADVRLNGTRVIWGNDASRLCLAFAGNSKSTMDSELTIIGNRQQVSLTVLYDIQGGRIGFGGNGCSK; translated from the exons ATGTGTGTTAGATTCATGGCCATTCTTTGTCCTTCCACTGCCATCTACcatcttctcttctcttctcttcttctgtTTTTCTCATGTTATGTGAGCGGTATACCCGTCTACGGAGCAGAAGAGGGCAAAGACGGATTTCATTCCACTCCTGTAAGTTCACTGCTGCCAAAGAACAAATGCTCGGCATCTGCCAGAG GAGGATCTCAAGGGCTTCCAATAACACAAAAATATGGGCCATGCTCTGGATCAGGCCACTCCCAACCTCCCAGTCCTCAGGAAATCTTTGGCCGAGATGAATCCAGAGTTAGCTTCATCAACTCCAAATGCAACCAATACACTTCAgggaatttgaaaaatcatgcCCACAATAATAACCTGTTTGATGAAGATGGCAATTTTCTTGTTGACGTAGCTTTTGGCACACCCCTACAGAAATTTAAGCTAATATTGGACACCGGCAGCAGCATAACTTGGACACAGTGCAAAGCCTGTGTGAACTGCTTACAAGACTCCCACCGATATTTCAACTGGTCGGCATCCTCCACTTATTCCTTTGGTTCTTGCATTCCAGGTACTGTTGAGAACAACTATAACATGACATATGGCGATGACTCTACCTCTGTGGGAAACTATGGATGCGATACCATGACATTGGAGCCTTCTGATGTGTTCCAAAAGTTTCAATTCGGTTGTGGAAGAAATAATAAGGGTGATTTTGGCAGTGGAGTTGATGGGATGCTGGGGCTTGGACAAGGGCAGCTTTCTACCGTATCTCAAACAGCTTCAAAATTTAACAAAGTTTTCAGTTACTGTCTCCCTGAGGAAGATTCCATTGGATCGCTGCTATTTGGAGAGAAAGCCACTTCCCAATCCTCCTCCTTAAAGTTCACATCGCTTGTAAATGGTCCTGGAACCTCAGGGTTAGAGGAGTCAGGGTACTATTTCGTCAAGCTCTTGGATATAAGTGTTGGTAACAAGCGACTTAATATTCCCAGCTCCGTGTTTGCATCACCTGGAACTATAATAGACTCGGGAACTGTCATCACTCGCCTGCCTCAACGAGCCTATTCAGCACTCAAAGCTGCATTCGAGAAAGCAATGGCGAAATATCCTCTTTCCAATGGGAGGCGGAAGAAAGGTGACATATTGGACACATGCTACAATTTAAGTGGAACGAAAGATGTGTTACTACCGGAGATAGTGCTACATTTTGGGGAAGGAGCCGACGTACGTTTGAATGGAACGAGAGTTATTTGGGGGAATGATGCATCTCGTCTTTGCTTGGCTTTTGCTGGGAACTCCAAATCAACCATGGACTCCGAATTAACCATTATTGGAAATAGACAACAAGTGTCTCTAACAGTTCTATATGACATACAAGGAGGAAGGATAGGGTTTGGGGGCAATGGTTGCTCCAAGTGA